One Thermodesulfobium sp. 4217-1 DNA window includes the following coding sequences:
- a CDS encoding glycerate kinase translates to MNKILIAPDSYKGCLSALEVSNAIESAFLEFYPEINIVKVPIADGGEGTVDALVTATGGKLMFSEVLDPLGEKIVAKWGILGDGSTAVIEMASASGLPLVPKEKRNPYITSTFGTGQLIMAALDANCKKIVIGIGGSATNDAGSGMAKALGAKFLDGSGKELCDGGYALQKLEGIDISKIDRRIKNTEILVACDVDNPLCGPRGASAVYGPQKGATPEMILELDKALLKFSDIAQRVTGKDVKNTAGAGAAGGLGAGLMFFTEASLMPGVELVLEVTDFNNLVKDADLVITGEGNTDFQTVFGKAPVGVAKAAKKYNIPVVCISGGLGDGYESVFDKGIDAIVSISSGPVSLDECMLNGAIMLISATKRLIRTLNVGMLVEKRSGQG, encoded by the coding sequence ATGAACAAGATATTAATTGCTCCTGACTCATACAAAGGTTGTCTTAGCGCACTTGAGGTTTCTAATGCAATAGAAAGCGCTTTTTTAGAATTTTATCCAGAAATAAATATAGTAAAAGTTCCAATTGCAGATGGAGGCGAAGGAACGGTAGACGCTCTTGTAACGGCCACAGGCGGAAAACTTATGTTTAGTGAAGTATTAGACCCTTTAGGAGAAAAAATAGTTGCAAAGTGGGGTATATTAGGTGATGGCAGCACAGCTGTTATCGAGATGGCTTCAGCCTCAGGGCTGCCTCTAGTTCCAAAAGAAAAGAGAAACCCATACATCACTTCGACATTTGGCACAGGGCAGCTTATAATGGCTGCTTTGGATGCAAACTGTAAGAAGATTGTTATTGGAATTGGCGGAAGTGCCACAAATGATGCAGGCTCTGGAATGGCAAAGGCATTAGGCGCAAAGTTCCTTGATGGCTCTGGCAAAGAGTTGTGCGATGGAGGCTATGCGTTACAGAAATTAGAAGGAATAGACATATCCAAAATAGATCGACGCATAAAAAACACAGAAATTCTCGTTGCATGCGATGTTGATAACCCATTGTGTGGACCTCGTGGAGCATCAGCAGTATATGGTCCACAAAAAGGGGCAACCCCTGAAATGATTTTGGAATTAGATAAGGCCTTGCTAAAATTTTCAGACATTGCTCAACGAGTTACAGGAAAGGATGTAAAAAATACTGCTGGTGCAGGAGCTGCAGGAGGGCTTGGAGCAGGTTTAATGTTTTTTACCGAAGCATCTCTTATGCCCGGAGTGGAATTAGTCTTAGAAGTTACAGACTTCAATAATTTAGTAAAAGACGCAGACCTTGTCATTACTGGAGAGGGCAACACAGACTTCCAAACTGTTTTCGGAAAAGCCCCAGTAGGAGTCGCAAAAGCAGCCAAAAAATACAATATACCTGTAGTCTGCATTTCTGGAGGTTTGGGAGACGGTTACGAATCAGTGTTTGATAAGGGTATTGACGCTATTGTCAGCATCTCATCTGGACCAGTTTCATTGGATGAATGTATGCTAAATGGCGCCATCATGCTAATTTCTGCAACCAAAAGACTTATAAGAACGCTGAATGTGGGGATGCTTGTAGAAAAAAGGAGCGGCCAAGGGTAA
- a CDS encoding 2-oxoacid:acceptor oxidoreductase family protein: MTEELIIAGFGGQGVMTMGQVLAYAGLNFGKEVSYLPSYGPEQRGGTANCMVVVSDEVVSSPYIDEPTSLIIMNQPSLEKFAPTLQENGILLYNASLIKEKVTSEKTSKVIGIEINHLANQMGKPQLANMIMLGAYVSLSNIMPVDSIKEVLPKVFSKKYHHLLPLNYEALDLGVKTVKG; encoded by the coding sequence ATGACTGAAGAATTGATTATTGCAGGTTTTGGTGGTCAGGGCGTTATGACTATGGGCCAGGTTCTTGCTTATGCAGGGCTTAATTTTGGCAAGGAAGTAAGCTATTTGCCAAGTTATGGACCAGAACAGAGAGGCGGCACGGCTAATTGTATGGTAGTTGTATCAGATGAAGTTGTTTCCTCGCCATATATTGATGAGCCAACTTCTTTAATAATTATGAATCAGCCATCACTTGAGAAGTTTGCGCCAACATTACAAGAAAATGGGATTTTGTTGTACAATGCATCTTTGATAAAAGAAAAAGTAACCTCTGAAAAGACTTCGAAGGTTATTGGCATTGAAATCAATCATCTTGCAAATCAGATGGGCAAACCACAGCTGGCTAATATGATTATGCTGGGTGCCTACGTAAGTTTGTCAAACATTATGCCTGTGGACAGCATAAAGGAAGTTTTGCCAAAAGTTTTTTCAAAAAAATACCACCACCTCTTGCCCCTGAACTATGAAGCACTAGATCTGGGAGTAAAGACGGTAAAGGGCTAA